One part of the Nitrososphaerota archaeon genome encodes these proteins:
- a CDS encoding tyrosine--tRNA ligase, with protein MDLEERINLVLKEPTQEVVTKSELKHLLQTVEHPKHYIGLEISGPLHLGSLVVVGYKIRDFLKAGLRCLVFLADWHSYLNNKFSGDWGKIRAAARYYDEAFRFFCPGVETLLGTDLYKNTPDYWENYVRFCKQITLARNIRCLTIMGRTQKEKLDFGQYLYPPMQAVDIKAMDLDLVHAGMDQRKVHMLAREVFPKLGWKKPVAVHHTLLCSLSGPETKMSKSKPWTAIFIHDSEEQIREKLMKAWCPPKVASQNPVLDIARYIIFHESDVFEVDRPAKYGGKVTFSSYGELEAAYIKGELHPADLKLSVATALNKIIEPIRKHFEQKQELLEVFTEEQSR; from the coding sequence TTGGACCTAGAGGAGCGCATCAACCTAGTGTTAAAGGAGCCGACACAAGAAGTCGTAACTAAGAGTGAGCTCAAGCACCTCCTTCAGACAGTAGAGCACCCTAAGCACTACATAGGTCTGGAGATATCTGGGCCTCTGCACCTAGGCAGCTTGGTTGTGGTTGGTTACAAGATCAGAGACTTTCTGAAGGCTGGTTTAAGATGCCTCGTCTTTTTGGCGGATTGGCACAGCTACCTTAACAACAAGTTTAGTGGAGATTGGGGTAAGATACGCGCAGCGGCAAGATACTATGATGAGGCGTTCAGATTCTTCTGCCCGGGTGTAGAGACGCTCTTGGGCACAGACCTCTACAAGAACACCCCAGACTACTGGGAGAACTACGTCCGCTTCTGCAAACAGATAACTTTAGCTAGGAACATAAGGTGCTTGACCATAATGGGTAGAACACAGAAGGAGAAACTCGATTTTGGGCAGTACCTCTATCCGCCTATGCAGGCTGTGGACATCAAAGCGATGGATCTTGATCTTGTGCACGCGGGTATGGATCAGCGTAAGGTTCATATGCTCGCCAGAGAGGTCTTTCCTAAGCTTGGTTGGAAGAAGCCTGTGGCTGTGCACCATACACTACTATGCAGCCTATCTGGACCTGAGACCAAGATGAGCAAGTCTAAGCCTTGGACAGCGATCTTCATCCACGATAGCGAAGAGCAGATTAGGGAGAAGTTGATGAAGGCTTGGTGCCCGCCCAAGGTTGCCTCTCAGAACCCTGTGCTCGACATAGCAAGATACATAATATTCCACGAATCTGATGTGTTCGAGGTTGATAGACCAGCAAAGTATGGGGGCAAGGTGACCTTCAGCAGCTACGGCGAACTCGAAGCAGCCTACATTAAAGGCGAGCTCCACCCCGCCGACCTAAAGCTTTCAGTAGCAACCGCCTTAAATAAGATAATCGAGCCCATAAGGAAGCATTTTGAGCAGAAGCAGGAGCTGCTAGAGGTCTTTACAGAGGAGCAGAGTAGATGA
- a CDS encoding TRAM domain-containing protein has translation MGRAAFSNARREKDTSYKKGHGYRSYGSRTPTGPKPVTVGEEYDVSISDISRRGDGIAKIEGFIIFVPGAKTGQKLRIKVIEVANRFAKAQIVEGVSEKGTE, from the coding sequence GTGGGGAGAGCAGCGTTTAGCAACGCTAGGAGGGAAAAGGATACGAGCTATAAGAAAGGACACGGCTACAGAAGCTACGGAAGCCGAACACCAACTGGTCCAAAGCCTGTAACGGTAGGCGAAGAATACGACGTAAGCATATCAGACATAAGTAGGCGTGGAGACGGCATCGCTAAGATCGAAGGCTTCATAATATTCGTACCCGGAGCAAAGACTGGTCAGAAGCTGAGAATAAAGGTCATCGAAGTAGCGAACAGATTCGCAAAGGCTCAGATAGTTGAAGGCGTGTCGGAAAAGGGTACTGAATAG
- a CDS encoding hydroxymethylglutaryl-CoA synthase has translation MKTPKDVAIAGYGVYIPRYRLPSEEVSRIWRGGEEAPPIKKAVAAIDEDSATMAVEAARKAVKMAEVEELGAVFVGTETKPYAVKPTSTIVAQALAQHKVLASDLEFACKAGTEALQLIIALIGSGMIKSGLAIGVDTAQGRPGDDLEFTAASAAAAYVLSKRDSKSIAVVEGASSYVSDTTDFWRRAGQRYPRHLSRFTGEPAYFHHIQSAVKHLFDEFGYKPSDFRYAVFHQPNPRFPVEVALRLGFSFEQIKPGLLNPYMGNPYAANSLVGLALILEEAEPNDLLLVCSFGSGAGSDALSIRVLDGIVDKVGKGQNRVKDLLKSAVDLDYATYSKFRGKILI, from the coding sequence ATGAAGACGCCTAAAGATGTAGCAATAGCCGGCTACGGAGTATACATACCACGTTATAGGCTGCCAAGCGAAGAGGTTTCAAGGATTTGGAGGGGAGGAGAAGAGGCACCCCCAATAAAGAAAGCGGTGGCTGCGATAGACGAAGATTCAGCGACGATGGCGGTGGAAGCAGCTAGGAAGGCTGTGAAGATGGCTGAAGTAGAAGAACTAGGCGCGGTCTTCGTGGGCACCGAGACCAAGCCCTATGCGGTTAAACCCACAAGCACAATAGTAGCCCAAGCCCTAGCCCAGCATAAAGTCCTGGCCTCAGACCTAGAATTCGCCTGCAAAGCTGGTACAGAAGCTCTTCAACTCATCATAGCGCTAATAGGTTCCGGGATGATCAAGAGCGGACTCGCCATAGGTGTCGATACTGCACAAGGCAGACCAGGAGATGACCTCGAGTTTACGGCAGCGAGCGCAGCAGCAGCCTACGTCCTATCTAAAAGAGACAGTAAATCTATCGCTGTTGTAGAAGGCGCCTCATCCTACGTTTCAGACACCACAGACTTCTGGAGAAGAGCCGGGCAACGGTATCCAAGGCACCTATCAAGGTTCACTGGAGAACCTGCTTACTTTCACCACATCCAAAGCGCAGTAAAGCACCTGTTTGATGAATTCGGGTATAAACCCTCTGACTTCAGATATGCTGTCTTTCACCAGCCTAACCCTAGGTTCCCAGTTGAAGTTGCGCTAAGGCTTGGATTCAGCTTTGAGCAGATTAAGCCGGGGCTACTTAACCCCTATATGGGTAACCCTTATGCCGCGAATTCGCTAGTTGGGCTCGCGCTCATTCTTGAAGAAGCTGAGCCTAACGATCTACTTTTAGTCTGCTCCTTCGGCTCAGGCGCTGGTAGCGATGCTCTCAGCATAAGGGTGTTGGATGGTATCGTCGATAAGGTTGGTAAGGGGCAAAACAGAGTCAAGGATTTGCTAAAGAGTGCAGTTGATTTAGATTACGCTACATACAGCAAGTTCAGAGGAAAGATCTTAATTTAA
- a CDS encoding RNA polymerase Rbp10 — protein MEQTKSQFGGVVYECVRCGTKVTAEELASLPEIKCICGYRVLKKARPPVVKQLKAL, from the coding sequence ATGGAGCAGACCAAATCTCAATTCGGCGGAGTTGTCTATGAATGCGTCAGATGCGGGACTAAAGTGACAGCTGAAGAGCTCGCCTCTCTACCGGAGATCAAATGCATATGCGGCTACAGAGTTCTGAAGAAGGCTAGACCACCAGTAGTTAAACAGCTCAAAGCCCTCTAA
- a CDS encoding DNA protection protein DPS (play a key role in DNA protection against oxidative stress by oxidizing Fe(II) to Fe(III); induced by iron depletion and hydrogen peroxide) produces the protein MRSKCVSFCERDLKISKFQTTKNVGREMVEKAGVDVDLLITKLKRAAAAEFTTYYYYTILRMHCSGLEGEGIKEVVEDARLEDRLHFETLVPRIYELGGELYRDLKELHDDAACAAAYLPSDPSDLTEILKVLLEAERCAVRVYTEICDMTFGKDHRTYDISLAILHEEIEHEAWFQEILEGRPSGHFRRRKPGEGPYTQKFRHIE, from the coding sequence ATGAGAAGCAAATGCGTATCATTTTGTGAGAGAGACTTGAAGATATCTAAGTTTCAGACGACAAAAAATGTCGGTAGAGAGATGGTTGAGAAGGCTGGGGTTGATGTGGATCTTCTCATAACAAAGCTGAAGCGTGCTGCTGCAGCGGAATTCACAACCTACTACTATTACACCATACTAAGAATGCACTGCTCAGGCCTAGAGGGCGAGGGGATAAAAGAGGTGGTTGAGGACGCTAGATTAGAGGACCGCCTACACTTCGAAACCCTCGTGCCTAGAATCTACGAGCTTGGCGGAGAACTCTACAGAGACCTGAAGGAGCTGCATGATGATGCTGCTTGCGCCGCGGCATACCTACCCAGCGACCCCTCTGACCTAACAGAGATACTCAAAGTTTTGCTTGAAGCGGAGAGGTGTGCGGTCAGAGTTTACACTGAGATATGTGACATGACTTTCGGTAAAGATCATCGAACCTACGACATATCTCTAGCCATACTGCACGAGGAGATCGAGCACGAAGCTTGGTTCCAAGAGATATTAGAGGGGCGCCCCTCAGGCCACTTCAGAAGAAGGAAGCCCGGCGAAGGCCCATATACACAGAAGTTCAGGCACATAGAGTAA
- a CDS encoding DegT/DnrJ/EryC1/StrS family aminotransferase, giving the protein MIPINRPILGKEEEEAVLNTLRSGELTNPTYLGGRNVASAEKALAEYLQVKHVVLVNSGTAALHSALLALGVGDGDEVLLPSFTFVATANAALAVGAKPVFVDISLEDYCIDPEDLRRKITHRCKAIIPVHLYGYPADMDRVLEVAREHSLFVVEDAAQSLGATYRSKQTGTLGDIGCFSFYPSKVITCGEGGAVVTNSDELAEKLRMIRNHGLSAEGLVTRMGLNLRMSEVSAAILSAQLKKLNYFLEKRRRNAYALSKMLDGVDAVLPSEREGRASNWYLYTIRVKSRNRVLQYLRNHGVGATVYYETPIHLYPYYRDLFGDVKLPKTEQAAAEVVSLPVHPAVSEAELEQIASSVKSALPK; this is encoded by the coding sequence ATGATACCGATAAACCGACCTATACTGGGTAAAGAAGAGGAGGAGGCTGTGCTAAACACCTTAAGAAGCGGCGAGCTGACAAACCCGACCTACCTAGGTGGTAGGAATGTGGCATCTGCTGAGAAGGCTTTAGCGGAATACCTTCAAGTAAAGCACGTTGTGCTTGTGAACTCCGGTACCGCAGCCCTACACTCTGCTCTCCTAGCGCTTGGTGTCGGGGATGGTGATGAAGTCCTTCTGCCATCCTTCACATTCGTAGCCACCGCAAACGCGGCTCTAGCGGTTGGTGCTAAACCAGTCTTCGTAGACATAAGTCTTGAAGATTACTGCATAGATCCGGAGGATCTGAGGCGTAAGATAACCCATAGATGTAAGGCGATCATACCCGTCCACCTCTACGGCTACCCAGCAGACATGGATAGGGTGCTTGAAGTAGCGAGAGAACACAGCCTCTTCGTCGTGGAAGATGCGGCTCAGTCACTCGGCGCCACCTACCGCTCTAAGCAGACTGGCACGCTTGGTGACATAGGGTGCTTCAGCTTCTACCCCTCCAAAGTTATAACCTGCGGTGAAGGCGGGGCTGTAGTAACCAACAGCGATGAGCTGGCTGAGAAGCTTAGGATGATAAGGAACCACGGTTTGAGCGCCGAAGGTTTGGTTACGAGGATGGGGTTAAATCTAAGGATGAGTGAGGTCTCCGCAGCCATCTTATCTGCCCAGCTCAAGAAGCTCAACTACTTCCTTGAGAAGAGGAGGCGGAACGCGTATGCGTTGAGTAAGATGCTTGATGGTGTTGATGCTGTGCTTCCTTCAGAGCGTGAAGGAAGAGCATCCAACTGGTATCTTTACACGATAAGGGTTAAGAGCAGAAATAGGGTCCTACAGTATTTACGCAACCATGGTGTTGGTGCCACAGTATACTACGAGACACCTATACACCTATACCCCTACTACCGAGATCTTTTTGGCGACGTGAAGCTGCCTAAAACCGAGCAAGCAGCAGCCGAGGTGGTATCGCTACCTGTACATCCGGCTGTGTCTGAGGCTGAGTTGGAGCAGATAGCATCCAGCGTGAAGTCAGCGCTGCCTAAGTAG
- a CDS encoding thiolase domain-containing protein (Catalyzes the synthesis of acetoacetyl coenzyme A from two molecules of acetyl coenzyme A. It can also act as a thiolase, catalyzing the reverse reaction and generating two-carbon units from the four-carbon product of fatty acid oxidation): MGRVIVASVGYTKVGDHWDKSILDLAVEASRKALKLYPNIKPDVIIVGNMFSSQSSRQEHLGALLASALNLTGTPAFKVEAACASGGVAFNVGYCMVRSGEATTALIVGVEKMRDLDMPEASLALTMAESAEYTQFIGASFLSLNAMLARLYQETYNVTRDELSAFPVIAHRNAATAEHAQFRKAISVEDVSRSPLVSDPLRLLDCAPIGDGAAAVLLTSDGLLDEEGDVVEVLSSKISTDIFSVYEREDMLTFSATKEATSKAFSEAGIGVEDVDVLEIHDAFSVTAALSVEAMGFSKPGQGAKDAAAGLYSIKGRYPALTFGGLKGRGHPVGATGLYQIAELWLQLKGRGGLNQVDGCRVGVAQNIGGVDTTSVVTVLARR; the protein is encoded by the coding sequence ATGGGTAGAGTAATTGTAGCCTCAGTAGGATACACAAAGGTAGGCGACCACTGGGATAAATCGATACTAGACTTGGCGGTTGAGGCTTCAAGAAAAGCCCTCAAACTGTACCCGAACATCAAACCCGACGTAATAATAGTTGGGAACATGTTTTCTAGTCAATCATCGAGGCAAGAGCATCTAGGAGCATTATTAGCAAGCGCACTAAACCTAACAGGGACACCAGCATTCAAAGTCGAAGCAGCCTGCGCATCCGGAGGAGTGGCGTTTAACGTAGGCTATTGTATGGTTCGATCCGGAGAGGCTACTACAGCCCTTATAGTTGGTGTTGAGAAGATGCGTGACCTAGATATGCCAGAGGCCTCTCTAGCGCTAACCATGGCTGAGTCGGCAGAATACACGCAGTTCATCGGAGCGTCATTCTTATCGCTAAACGCTATGCTAGCTAGACTCTACCAAGAAACCTATAATGTGACAAGAGATGAACTATCAGCATTTCCAGTGATAGCGCATCGAAACGCCGCAACAGCAGAGCACGCTCAGTTTAGAAAGGCGATAAGCGTCGAAGATGTCTCTAGATCACCCTTAGTCTCAGATCCGCTTAGGCTGCTTGACTGCGCACCTATAGGTGATGGGGCTGCGGCTGTTCTATTAACGTCGGATGGACTGCTAGACGAAGAGGGAGATGTGGTGGAAGTACTCTCGTCAAAGATCTCTACGGATATTTTTAGCGTCTACGAAAGAGAGGATATGCTCACATTCTCTGCAACAAAAGAAGCTACAAGCAAAGCGTTTTCAGAAGCTGGGATAGGCGTAGAGGATGTAGATGTACTCGAAATCCACGATGCTTTTTCAGTTACAGCAGCCTTAAGCGTTGAAGCGATGGGTTTCTCTAAACCGGGTCAGGGAGCTAAGGACGCAGCGGCTGGGCTCTACTCAATCAAAGGAAGGTATCCAGCACTAACATTCGGCGGGCTCAAGGGAAGGGGGCACCCTGTTGGAGCGACTGGGCTATACCAGATCGCTGAGCTCTGGCTTCAGCTTAAAGGCAGAGGGGGGTTAAATCAAGTAGATGGGTGCAGAGTGGGTGTGGCGCAGAATATAGGTGGTGTCGACACCACAAGTGTCGTCACCGTATTGGCTAGGAGGTGA
- a CDS encoding polyprenol monophosphomannose synthase, translating into MASLSVILPTYNERENLPELIAQIRRLPIEVECIIVDDSSPDGTGELADRLASTDPLIKVIHRPRKAGLASAVYAGLSEASAPYVAVMDADLQHPPHLLTQMLRALEEGYDVVVASRYVRGGGVASWSLLRHIISRVATLLAHLAIPRSRVVKDPMSGYFALKREILESVKIDSSIGYKLLLTILVKGRYSKIKEVPMVFRRRFRGESKLSEKEILAYLKLLLNLLRQR; encoded by the coding sequence TTGGCTAGCCTCTCTGTAATACTTCCCACCTATAATGAGCGTGAGAATCTGCCTGAGCTTATAGCGCAGATCAGACGCTTACCGATAGAGGTAGAGTGTATCATAGTTGATGATAGCAGCCCAGACGGCACAGGCGAGCTCGCCGATCGATTGGCCTCAACAGACCCGCTGATTAAAGTTATTCATAGACCTAGGAAGGCTGGCCTCGCTTCAGCGGTATACGCTGGTCTCTCAGAGGCTTCAGCACCATATGTTGCTGTTATGGATGCTGACCTCCAGCACCCTCCACATCTTCTGACGCAGATGCTTCGAGCGCTTGAGGAGGGGTATGATGTGGTGGTGGCGAGTAGGTATGTGCGCGGGGGCGGGGTTGCAAGCTGGTCTCTGCTTAGGCACATTATTTCAAGGGTTGCAACCCTCTTAGCACATCTAGCCATACCTAGATCGAGGGTTGTGAAAGACCCTATGTCGGGTTATTTCGCGCTAAAGCGTGAGATCTTAGAGAGCGTTAAGATCGACTCGTCCATAGGCTATAAGCTCCTGCTTACGATTCTGGTTAAGGGTAGGTATTCTAAGATTAAGGAGGTGCCTATGGTCTTTAGGCGTAGGTTTAGGGGCGAAAGTAAGCTTAGTGAGAAGGAGATCTTAGCCTATTTGAAGCTGCTGCTGAACCTACTTAGGCAGCGCTGA
- a CDS encoding undecaprenyl-diphosphate phosphatase, whose amino-acid sequence MDALEALLLGFTQGVAEWLPISSSGHLTAAQILLGLEEPLLFDVALHTATILVILTYFKSDLLQMASAALKLDFRSEQGRLIPLILLGSVPVAVVGFLFYDYYLALCDLRVLGLCFIASGLFVASSKLRRDRSTAVSAKKALIIGLAQALALLPGFSRSGLTISVALLAGVKREEAFRFSFLLSIPAVLGAFLLTLTKSGFDAALTQPLLLGGATAALVGYLSLSILRRLLMKGFFHIFGFYTIALGLLLLLL is encoded by the coding sequence ATGGATGCGTTAGAGGCACTGCTTCTAGGCTTCACGCAAGGAGTAGCGGAGTGGCTGCCGATTTCAAGCTCGGGACACCTAACAGCTGCGCAGATTCTACTTGGGCTTGAGGAGCCTCTGCTATTCGATGTTGCTCTGCACACAGCAACCATACTAGTCATACTCACCTACTTTAAGAGCGACCTACTGCAGATGGCTTCAGCAGCTCTAAAACTCGACTTCAGATCAGAGCAGGGGAGGCTCATACCGCTTATACTGCTAGGGTCTGTGCCAGTCGCAGTCGTAGGTTTTTTGTTTTACGACTACTACCTGGCTCTATGTGATCTTAGGGTGCTGGGGCTCTGCTTCATAGCATCGGGTTTATTCGTCGCCTCATCCAAGCTCAGAAGAGATCGCTCAACAGCGGTTTCAGCGAAGAAAGCCCTAATCATAGGTTTGGCGCAAGCATTAGCCCTACTCCCGGGTTTCTCGAGAAGCGGGTTGACGATAAGTGTAGCGCTCTTGGCTGGTGTGAAGCGTGAAGAAGCGTTCAGATTCTCCTTCCTACTATCCATACCAGCTGTCTTAGGCGCTTTCCTACTCACTCTAACCAAGAGTGGTTTTGATGCTGCGCTCACTCAGCCACTTCTATTAGGCGGGGCTACTGCTGCGCTTGTGGGTTATCTTTCGCTCAGCATCTTACGCAGGCTGCTGATGAAAGGCTTCTTCCACATATTCGGCTTCTACACCATAGCACTTGGGCTACTACTTCTGCTCCTCTAA
- a CDS encoding Zn-ribbon domain-containing OB-fold protein has protein sequence MNYVAISYWRRRDRYYRLVGNRCSSCGSEYYPPIYICRRCGSESLVDVEMPNTGQVVTYTILREVMAGFEGQQPLVLGIIRLENGVKVLGQIVDTPPEALRTGSRVKMVFRKIREEGEAGQIYYGYKFTTL, from the coding sequence GTGAATTACGTGGCCATCTCATACTGGCGGAGGCGTGACAGATACTATAGACTTGTGGGTAATAGGTGCAGTAGCTGTGGCTCAGAGTACTATCCTCCAATCTACATCTGCAGAAGATGTGGTTCAGAATCGTTGGTGGATGTTGAGATGCCGAATACCGGTCAAGTGGTAACATACACCATACTGAGGGAAGTTATGGCTGGCTTTGAGGGGCAGCAGCCGCTGGTGCTTGGTATAATCCGGTTAGAGAATGGTGTTAAGGTTCTAGGGCAGATCGTAGATACACCTCCTGAGGCACTTAGAACAGGAAGTAGAGTAAAGATGGTCTTTCGCAAGATAAGGGAAGAAGGTGAAGCTGGGCAGATCTACTACGGCTACAAATTCACAACCCTATAA
- a CDS encoding roadblock/LC7 domain-containing protein has translation MNLCDEILNLDKGIRFVAIMSKSGKVIDSKVREDVKGRELMPIHVLEAIGATMSRTVWSVAKSFSRYFGENLRVVFHHERLDFVVMEIKGNIIAFTTDKDVITDNIARRIRKIYLEASEVPKQC, from the coding sequence ATGAATCTTTGCGACGAAATACTGAATCTGGATAAGGGGATAAGGTTCGTAGCGATAATGAGCAAATCGGGTAAGGTCATTGATTCGAAGGTTAGGGAGGATGTGAAAGGGCGTGAGCTTATGCCTATTCACGTTCTCGAGGCTATAGGCGCGACTATGTCTAGGACGGTTTGGAGTGTTGCGAAGTCGTTCAGCAGATACTTTGGCGAAAATCTTCGAGTAGTCTTCCACCACGAGCGGCTGGATTTCGTCGTTATGGAGATAAAGGGGAATATTATCGCTTTCACAACAGACAAAGATGTTATTACAGATAATATCGCCAGGAGGATCAGAAAAATCTACTTAGAGGCTTCAGAAGTTCCGAAGCAGTGCTAA
- a CDS encoding Rieske (2Fe-2S) protein, giving the protein MCPWFIVAKVSEIKLNSMKEFEVVGCRILLVNALGKLYAIEASCPHRGYALKFGSLSGKVLRCGFHYAEFDVEDGRVLREPVDGKGTRGLKSYPVKVESENILVLLEEQK; this is encoded by the coding sequence ATGTGCCCTTGGTTCATTGTTGCTAAGGTTAGCGAGATCAAACTTAACTCGATGAAAGAATTTGAGGTGGTAGGATGCAGGATACTTTTAGTGAACGCTTTAGGCAAATTATACGCTATCGAGGCGAGCTGCCCACACAGGGGATACGCTCTTAAATTCGGCTCCCTATCAGGCAAGGTTCTCCGCTGCGGATTCCACTACGCTGAGTTCGACGTGGAAGACGGTAGAGTGTTAAGAGAGCCGGTTGACGGTAAAGGTACCAGAGGCTTGAAGAGTTACCCTGTGAAGGTCGAGAGTGAAAACATCTTGGTTCTGTTAGAGGAGCAGAAGTAG